A window of Ovis canadensis isolate MfBH-ARS-UI-01 breed Bighorn chromosome X, ARS-UI_OviCan_v2, whole genome shotgun sequence contains these coding sequences:
- the LOC138931146 gene encoding small integral membrane protein 10-like protein 2A, whose protein sequence is MAASGALSAAAAAAALSGVAVRLARSAAIRGSYGAFCKGLTRTLITFFDLAWRLRMNFPYFYIVASVMLNVRLQVRIE, encoded by the coding sequence ATGGCGGCGTCGGGGGCTCTGTctgcggcggcggcagcagcggccCTGTCGGGCGTGGCAGTGCGGCTAGCGCGCTCAGCCGCGATCCGCGGCTCGTACGGCGCCTTCTGCAAGGGGCTCACGCGCACGTTGATCACCTTCTTCGACCTGGCCTGGCGTCTGCGCATGAACTTCCCCTATTTCTACATCGTGGCCTCGGTGATGCTCAACGTGCGCCTGCAGGTGAGGATCGAGTGA